A window of Caretta caretta isolate rCarCar2 chromosome 13, rCarCar1.hap1, whole genome shotgun sequence contains these coding sequences:
- the LOC142068762 gene encoding olfactory receptor 10A4-like — protein MTYSEREPDENQTISEVFILVGLSYLTRLQILLFLVFLVIYLVTLVGNLLIILLIKLNPSLHTPMYFFLLNLSFLEICYTSSVVPQLLAHLLVEQKTLSIAGCAAQMYIFTIMGLTECCLLAAMAYDRYIAICNPLHYRTIMSGQVCAQLVGASWTIGILVEVAQTTWIFSLPFCGSNRIHHFFCDIPPVIKRACTDTSKNQIVVLALSVLFIMSPFLLIILSYICIISTILKLPSVEGRRKAFSTCSSHLMVVTLFYGTALFTYLRPKSISTPEGDQLISLMYTVVTPVLNPIIYTLRNKEVKGAFRKTIGKSISSHNQRN, from the coding sequence ATGACATATTCTGAGAGAGAGCCTGATGAGAACCAGACCATTTCTGAGGTGTTCATCTTGGTGGGGTTGTCGTACCTTACCAGACTCCAAATCCTTCTGTTTCTGGTGTTTCTGGTCATCTACCTGGTCACCCTGGTGGGGAACCTGCTCATTATCCTCCTTATAAAGCTAAACCCCTCACTTCATacccccatgtatttcttcctgctCAACTTGTCCTTCTTGGAAATCTGCTACACAAGCAGTGTGGTCCCTCAGCTGCTGGCTCACCTCCTGGTGGAGCAAAAGACCCTCTCCATTGCAGGCTGCGCTGCCCAGATGTACATCTTCACCATCATGGGCCTCACGGAATGCTGCCTTCTAGCAGCCATGGCGTATGATCGCTACATAGCTATATGCAACCCCCTGCACTACAGAACCATCATGAGTGGCCAGGTGTGCGCACAGCTTGTGGGTGCTTCATGGACCATTGGCATCTTGGTGGAAGTAGCTCAAACCACGTGGATCTTCAGCCTTCCCTTCTGTGGCTCCAACCGCATCCACCACTTCTTCTGCGACATCCCACCAGTGATAAAGAGGGCATGCACAGACACATCCAAAAACCAAATTGTGGTCTTGGCTCTGTCCGTGCTGTTTATCATGAGCCCTTTCCTGCTGATAATCCTGTCCTACATCTGCATTATCTCCACCATACTCAAACTGCCGTCGGTAGAGGGAAGGcgtaaagccttctccacctgctcctcccacctcatggTGGTGACTTTGTTCTATGGAACAGCCCTTTTCACCTACCTGAGGCCCAAGTCTATCTCCACCCCGGAGGGTGATCAACTGATTTCCCTCATGTACACAGTTGTCACCCCAGTGTTGAACCCCATAATATACACTCTCAGGAACAAAGAGGTGAAGGGAGCCTTTAGAAAAACAATAGGGAAGAGCATCTCTTCACACAACCAGAGAAATTAA